Proteins co-encoded in one Polluticoccus soli genomic window:
- a CDS encoding RNA recognition motif domain-containing protein has protein sequence MKLFVGNLSFKAGDNDLQQLFSQYGAVTSAKVMTDKFTGRSRGFGFVEMQDDSAANQAIDKLNGSQFMDRAITVNEARERTGSDRPGGGGGRSDRRY, from the coding sequence ATGAAACTTTTTGTTGGTAACCTAAGCTTTAAAGCGGGAGACAATGACCTGCAGCAACTCTTCTCCCAATATGGAGCGGTTACATCTGCCAAAGTAATGACCGATAAATTCACTGGCCGCTCACGCGGTTTCGGCTTCGTAGAAATGCAAGACGACAGCGCTGCTAACCAGGCTATCGACAAGCTGAACGGTTCTCAGTTTATGGATCGCGCGATAACTGTGAATGAAGCACGCGAACGTACAGGCTCTGACAGGCCGGGCGGTGGCGGTGGTCGTTCAGATCGTCGTTACTAG
- a CDS encoding RNA recognition motif domain-containing protein — protein sequence MKVLVSNLNVHATEQDLKALFAAFGNLLSVKLIRGWDSYESRGLAVVEFEQRHAGERALQLLDHTNYMEQLMGISEIRAPYSLASQSLATSY from the coding sequence ATGAAAGTATTAGTAAGCAACCTGAATGTACATGCTACGGAGCAAGACCTGAAAGCGCTGTTTGCCGCCTTTGGTAACCTTCTGTCGGTGAAGCTGATAAGAGGGTGGGATTCTTACGAATCGCGCGGGCTGGCGGTGGTAGAGTTTGAGCAGCGCCACGCCGGTGAACGAGCCCTGCAACTGCTTGATCATACCAATTATATGGAGCAATTGATGGGTATTAGCGAGATCAGGGCACCCTATTCCTTGGCCTCCCAGAGCCTGGCTACCAGCTATTAA
- a CDS encoding GIY-YIG nuclease family protein translates to MKRYYVYITTNQHRTVLYTGVTGFLQRRMDQHWYDALFEGMHFTGRYQSFYLIYFEEYNHPDTAIAREKEIKGWRREKKLKLIRSSNPTLEFLPTG, encoded by the coding sequence GTGAAACGTTATTACGTCTATATCACTACTAATCAGCACCGAACCGTTCTGTACACCGGAGTTACCGGCTTTCTGCAGCGACGGATGGATCAGCATTGGTACGACGCCCTTTTTGAAGGAATGCATTTTACAGGCCGATATCAAAGCTTTTACCTTATTTACTTCGAAGAGTATAACCATCCTGACACGGCGATCGCTCGTGAAAAGGAGATCAAAGGCTGGAGGCGAGAGAAGAAGCTGAAACTGATCCGGTCATCTAATCCAACACTTGAATTTTTGCCTACAGGATAA
- a CDS encoding NAD(P)-dependent oxidoreductase encodes MIAFIGTGLLGANFTKALLAKGEKVQVWNRTASKATALEADGAKAFDNVADAVRGASRIHLTLTDDAVVDAVLEQAAEGLTPGCYIIDHSTTSTEGALRRTQQWAERGFIYIHAPVFMGPVNALESSGYMLVSGDQEVIAKITPWLSAMTGKLLNLGERTEKAAGLKLIGNLFLIALTSGISDMLALGKAVGVDGSDILGLFSEWNPGAMAPGRLKRVLAAQFDNPSWELQMARKDARLMMEEAAKGDKELVMVSAVAKQMDQWLDKGHAHKDWTIIASGNL; translated from the coding sequence ATGATCGCATTTATAGGCACGGGACTACTGGGCGCCAACTTCACTAAAGCATTACTGGCCAAAGGAGAAAAAGTACAAGTATGGAACCGTACAGCATCCAAGGCAACAGCGCTGGAAGCCGATGGCGCAAAGGCATTTGATAATGTAGCCGATGCCGTGCGTGGCGCGTCCCGCATCCATCTCACTCTCACCGACGATGCAGTAGTTGACGCTGTACTGGAGCAGGCGGCAGAAGGCCTCACTCCCGGTTGTTACATCATTGACCACAGCACTACCAGCACCGAGGGCGCCCTGCGCCGTACACAGCAATGGGCCGAGCGTGGCTTCATCTACATACACGCCCCTGTATTCATGGGTCCGGTAAATGCTCTGGAAAGCAGTGGCTATATGCTGGTATCGGGAGACCAGGAGGTGATTGCTAAAATAACGCCATGGCTCTCTGCCATGACAGGCAAGCTGCTGAACCTGGGCGAGCGTACAGAAAAGGCGGCCGGCCTTAAGCTGATAGGCAACTTGTTCCTCATAGCGCTTACTAGCGGCATATCAGACATGCTGGCGCTGGGCAAGGCTGTGGGTGTAGATGGCAGTGATATCCTTGGTTTATTCAGCGAGTGGAACCCGGGGGCAATGGCGCCGGGCAGGCTGAAACGCGTACTGGCAGCACAATTCGACAACCCCTCGTGGGAGCTGCAGATGGCGCGCAAAGACGCAAGGCTGATGATGGAAGAAGCCGCCAAAGGCGACAAGGAGCTGGTAATGGTATCGGCGGTAGCCAAACAAATGGACCAATGGCTGGATAAGGGCCATGCCCACAAAGACTGGACGATCATAGCATCCGGCAACCTATAG
- a CDS encoding META domain-containing protein, with product MSGFTRFIIPAIVALAVTTTGCQGQKKTTDIGATMKGEKASLAGKNWKLESLSGVPVVGRNAAGEAYIKFGADSNRISGNTGCNNFFGSYNLPAPGKITIKQVGSTKRACPNMDVEMNYLKALNTATNYSVSGDMLMLNDGDNKELAKFRAR from the coding sequence ATGAGCGGATTCACAAGGTTCATTATACCAGCTATCGTGGCGTTGGCGGTAACAACTACAGGTTGCCAGGGCCAGAAGAAGACCACCGACATCGGCGCTACAATGAAGGGCGAAAAGGCTTCGCTTGCCGGTAAGAACTGGAAGCTGGAGTCGCTGAGTGGTGTGCCCGTTGTGGGCCGCAATGCCGCTGGCGAGGCCTACATCAAGTTTGGCGCCGACAGCAACCGCATTAGCGGGAATACAGGTTGCAACAACTTCTTTGGCAGCTACAATCTACCCGCCCCTGGTAAGATCACCATTAAACAAGTAGGCAGCACCAAACGCGCCTGCCCCAACATGGACGTGGAAATGAACTACCTGAAGGCACTCAACACTGCTACCAACTACAGCGTATCAGGCGATATGCTGATGCTGAACGATGGAGACAATAAGGAACTGGCTAAGTTCCGCGCGAGATAA
- a CDS encoding M56 family metallopeptidase, producing the protein MNNLQDTFQTLSQALGWALLHSLWQGFLLFGLLWVILKIVPAASAKLRYRLSFFALGGIATWFVYTAAGYWQSMQSYTVTISTQADTVTWQQSVRQDPSVIGAQVVRWLAPIEGQLPVLVAIYFIGVAALFARLIYNIAGIRSLTTQKVQAPTAEWLTLLESCMQQLGIARQVRLLFSEKITVPMITGTIKPVILVPLAMITRLDTYQAEAILIHELAHIRRYDYLVNIVQTIVETILFFNPFVWGVSNIIHREREHCCDDVVLDHTQWPLSYAHALTTLESYRQNPLAMAATGNNNQLLHRIKRMMEMNRNNISYGPAFTVSLAVLLAVSFIWLTPALAQSKKDKDKPKEAVVAAATPAPSTTEVDAAPAVDSPQIVKKERITIIDPDGNKHTYNSREEVPEKYRDKLTTVTENGEKVRVNTRVIDKDGKREEVVDIERTIKEALDGVDWSQVNRDINGAMDEVHTALKEIDWNKISAETTAAMEESHKAMEEAKKAMADIDWNKIDAETKKAMEEAKKAMAEAEVAMKESEKAMRAMPPVPPSPPVVGARPPRPPHPPVVAIPSGGPGNSYERMLDRMDGEGLIDRDKKFKVEKKNDALYIDGNKQSPETYRRYSRFLSAETVSIKGNKGTLEIKVRK; encoded by the coding sequence ATGAACAACCTGCAGGATACTTTTCAAACACTGAGCCAGGCATTGGGCTGGGCACTCTTGCATTCATTGTGGCAAGGCTTCCTGCTGTTTGGGTTGCTTTGGGTGATACTGAAGATCGTTCCCGCAGCATCGGCAAAACTGCGGTACCGTCTTAGCTTTTTTGCGCTAGGTGGCATAGCCACATGGTTTGTGTACACTGCAGCAGGGTATTGGCAAAGCATGCAAAGCTATACCGTCACCATCAGCACGCAGGCCGATACGGTTACCTGGCAGCAGTCGGTGAGGCAAGATCCATCCGTTATTGGTGCACAAGTGGTACGCTGGCTGGCGCCGATAGAAGGGCAATTGCCTGTATTGGTAGCCATATACTTTATAGGTGTGGCTGCGCTGTTTGCACGACTGATCTACAACATTGCCGGTATTCGCAGTCTTACTACTCAAAAGGTACAGGCACCAACCGCTGAGTGGCTGACACTGCTGGAAAGCTGTATGCAGCAATTGGGCATAGCGCGCCAGGTGCGCTTACTGTTCTCAGAAAAGATCACGGTGCCCATGATCACCGGTACTATTAAGCCGGTAATACTGGTGCCGCTGGCTATGATCACACGCCTCGACACCTACCAGGCAGAAGCTATACTAATACACGAACTGGCGCACATTCGCCGCTACGATTATTTGGTCAATATTGTACAAACCATTGTAGAGACCATCCTGTTCTTTAATCCATTTGTATGGGGAGTATCAAACATCATCCACCGCGAACGGGAGCATTGCTGCGATGATGTGGTGCTGGACCATACACAATGGCCCCTGTCTTATGCACACGCGCTTACTACCCTCGAATCATATAGGCAAAACCCGCTGGCCATGGCGGCGACGGGCAATAACAACCAATTACTTCACCGCATTAAACGAATGATGGAAATGAACCGAAATAACATCTCTTATGGCCCTGCATTTACAGTATCGCTGGCAGTGCTGCTGGCAGTGTCATTCATTTGGCTGACACCTGCATTGGCACAAAGCAAGAAGGACAAAGACAAGCCCAAAGAGGCAGTCGTGGCCGCCGCCACACCTGCTCCGTCAACTACTGAAGTAGATGCTGCGCCTGCAGTTGACTCTCCGCAAATAGTAAAGAAAGAGCGTATCACCATCATCGACCCGGACGGCAACAAGCACACTTATAATTCGCGGGAAGAGGTGCCTGAAAAATACAGGGACAAGCTGACGACCGTTACTGAAAATGGAGAGAAGGTTCGCGTTAACACCAGGGTGATTGACAAAGACGGCAAGCGGGAAGAAGTAGTAGACATTGAAAGGACCATCAAAGAAGCACTGGATGGTGTTGACTGGAGCCAGGTAAATAGAGACATCAATGGGGCTATGGATGAAGTGCACACCGCGCTTAAAGAAATAGACTGGAATAAGATAAGTGCCGAAACAACGGCCGCGATGGAAGAATCGCACAAGGCGATGGAGGAAGCAAAGAAAGCAATGGCCGACATTGACTGGAACAAGATAGACGCCGAAACAAAGAAGGCGATGGAAGAGGCGAAGAAGGCAATGGCAGAAGCAGAGGTTGCCATGAAAGAGTCGGAGAAAGCGATGAGGGCTATGCCTCCGGTGCCACCTTCACCGCCTGTAGTAGGTGCGAGGCCCCCACGTCCACCACATCCTCCGGTGGTAGCTATTCCCTCAGGCGGCCCGGGCAACTCTTACGAGCGCATGCTGGATCGTATGGATGGAGAAGGGCTGATAGACCGCGACAAGAAGTTTAAGGTTGAAAAGAAGAATGATGCACTATACATTGATGGCAACAAACAGTCTCCAGAAACTTACCGCAGGTACAGTAGGTTCCTGAGTGCGGAGACGGTGAGTATCAAAGGCAATAAAGGCACATTGGAGATCAAGGTGCGCAAATAG
- a CDS encoding BlaI/MecI/CopY family transcriptional regulator: MSSNVKPTESELEILNILWEKGPCTVREVHEELILTKESGYTTTLKLMQIMHEKKLLKRDASSKTHVFEAAVSQQQTQGQMLKKMIDTVFNGSASQLVMQALGNHKASKQELDEIKQYLAEMETKTKRSKK; encoded by the coding sequence ATGAGCAGCAACGTTAAACCTACAGAGAGCGAACTGGAGATACTCAATATACTTTGGGAAAAGGGCCCATGTACTGTGCGTGAGGTGCATGAAGAACTGATCCTCACTAAAGAGTCGGGCTACACTACCACACTGAAGCTGATGCAGATCATGCACGAAAAGAAGCTACTGAAGCGCGATGCCAGCTCAAAGACACACGTGTTCGAAGCCGCGGTGTCGCAGCAGCAAACGCAGGGGCAGATGTTGAAGAAGATGATTGACACTGTGTTCAACGGTTCTGCCAGTCAGCTGGTAATGCAGGCGCTGGGTAACCACAAAGCAAGCAAGCAGGAACTGGACGAGATCAAACAGTACCTGGCAGAAATGGAGACGAAGACCAAACGTTCAAAGAAATAA
- a CDS encoding T9SS type A sorting domain-containing protein, whose protein sequence is MKQLFTLSAAVLCSIGAMAQQAQRTNPLLPQRAKATPVRPTQDKTTAADSRPIAVSEFTYGASSFEIEDSTVLSYTGNNGWDYATQGWKFDTGTVWTYDAGTTSWSDDGGVKQVIANNRIMSSLFKSRMGSVWQDEQKSTYTYTGSGLIQTEEYAYNNGSGLEPAGRSTHTYNGDMQITQTVQDSWNPGSSQWEPSSRTINHYNTAKQMDTSWQQSWIAMTSQWMDGGRTISTYTNGKLMMQLQQNYSGPGWDDAYRSNYTYDVNGNMATVENEFWNNNAWEKSYRGEYTYTTAGDVATEIGAHWTGAAWENGNKYSTTYNQYRRPLTEESQTWNTSTSQWYYDSGDDYLTKYYYEVYTNDVKNVASNRTALNVFPVPAKEQITISASFQQSQPVSVVIRDMNGRVVKQIADQAGTQYRKAINVADLPAGNYMININGTTEVASKMISVTR, encoded by the coding sequence ATGAAGCAACTCTTTACCCTCTCGGCTGCCGTATTGTGTAGCATCGGCGCTATGGCACAGCAAGCGCAACGAACAAATCCGTTGTTGCCGCAACGAGCCAAAGCAACTCCTGTAAGGCCAACGCAAGACAAAACAACTGCAGCCGACAGCCGCCCGATCGCTGTGTCAGAATTTACTTATGGGGCTTCGTCTTTCGAAATTGAGGATTCTACCGTACTGAGCTACACTGGCAACAATGGCTGGGACTACGCGACCCAGGGCTGGAAGTTTGACACCGGTACTGTGTGGACCTACGACGCGGGTACTACATCCTGGAGTGACGATGGGGGTGTAAAACAAGTGATCGCCAACAACCGCATCATGAGCAGCCTGTTCAAGTCGCGCATGGGCAGCGTTTGGCAGGATGAGCAAAAATCTACTTACACTTATACTGGCAGCGGTTTAATTCAGACAGAAGAATATGCGTACAACAACGGATCGGGACTGGAACCGGCAGGACGCTCTACGCACACCTACAATGGCGATATGCAGATAACGCAGACTGTGCAGGACAGCTGGAACCCTGGTAGCAGCCAATGGGAGCCTAGCTCGCGTACTATTAACCACTACAACACGGCAAAGCAAATGGATACTTCATGGCAACAGTCGTGGATCGCAATGACCTCGCAGTGGATGGACGGCGGACGCACTATTAGCACCTACACCAATGGTAAGCTGATGATGCAACTGCAGCAAAATTATTCAGGCCCTGGTTGGGACGATGCTTACCGTAGTAACTATACCTACGATGTCAATGGAAATATGGCTACCGTTGAAAACGAATTTTGGAACAACAATGCGTGGGAAAAATCTTACCGTGGCGAATACACTTATACCACAGCTGGCGATGTAGCCACCGAGATAGGCGCACACTGGACCGGAGCTGCCTGGGAAAACGGGAATAAGTATTCTACTACTTACAACCAGTACCGTCGCCCTCTGACTGAAGAGTCTCAGACGTGGAACACGAGCACCAGTCAATGGTATTATGACAGTGGCGACGACTACCTGACAAAATACTACTACGAAGTTTACACCAACGATGTGAAAAACGTCGCTTCAAACCGCACTGCGCTGAATGTGTTCCCTGTTCCTGCAAAAGAGCAGATCACTATCTCGGCTTCGTTCCAGCAGTCGCAGCCGGTTAGCGTGGTTATCAGGGATATGAATGGTCGTGTAGTAAAACAGATAGCAGACCAGGCTGGTACTCAATACCGCAAGGCTATCAACGTTGCAGATCTTCCTGCAGGTAACTACATGATCAACATCAATGGTACAACTGAAGTTGCATCTAAAATGATCAGCGTTACGCGCTAG
- a CDS encoding T9SS type A sorting domain-containing protein, which translates to MKQFFTLSAAILCSIGAYAQNSQKPVNPLMPKQAKTVKPSTTPEKTTGADTRMIATVNATYGASSFEVEDSSVVSYTGNNGWDYATEGWKFDSGIQYTVNPVWIADGKIYQTIVNNRIATMLFKQLQGSVWEDQYKSTYTYTNGLIASETTEYNMGSGLTPSSRNTNTYNGDMLITENLHESWNSGAWEKSMRTLNHYNAAKMVDTSIDQTWIAMTSQWNDQNRRVNIYNNGVLSEMLMQMSTGSSWQDAYHTLYTYDANGRVSVETGEQWDNGTSTWDKSYRTEYAYNTAGDVIEEKGSHWNNTAWEYDGKSVYTYNQYHRLLTEESQTWNNTTSQWFYDSGNDYKTTNYYEAYTNDVKTVASNRAELKVFPVPAKEQITISASFQQMQSISVVIMDMSGRVVKQMTDHAGTQYRQSISVADLAAGNYVINIVGTTEVASKMISVTR; encoded by the coding sequence ATGAAGCAATTCTTTACCCTCTCTGCTGCCATATTGTGCAGCATCGGCGCTTATGCACAAAACTCGCAAAAGCCCGTAAATCCTTTAATGCCGAAACAGGCTAAAACCGTAAAACCCTCGACTACCCCTGAAAAAACAACAGGCGCCGACACAAGGATGATCGCCACCGTGAATGCTACCTATGGTGCGTCTTCGTTCGAAGTAGAAGATTCTTCTGTAGTTAGCTACACCGGCAACAATGGCTGGGACTATGCTACTGAAGGTTGGAAGTTTGACAGCGGTATTCAATATACAGTTAACCCTGTTTGGATCGCTGATGGTAAGATCTACCAAACCATCGTAAACAACCGCATTGCTACCATGCTGTTCAAGCAACTGCAGGGTAGTGTATGGGAAGATCAGTATAAAAGCACATACACCTATACCAACGGTCTTATAGCCAGCGAGACGACAGAATACAATATGGGGTCGGGGTTGACACCAAGCTCACGCAATACCAACACGTACAACGGCGACATGCTGATCACTGAAAACCTGCACGAAAGCTGGAACTCAGGCGCGTGGGAGAAAAGCATGCGTACTTTGAATCATTATAACGCAGCTAAGATGGTAGATACCTCTATCGACCAAACATGGATTGCGATGACATCGCAATGGAACGATCAAAACCGCAGAGTGAATATTTATAATAATGGTGTACTATCGGAAATGCTGATGCAAATGAGCACAGGTAGCAGCTGGCAAGACGCGTACCATACTCTTTATACTTATGATGCTAATGGAAGAGTGTCTGTGGAAACCGGCGAGCAATGGGATAACGGCACCAGCACCTGGGATAAATCGTACCGTACCGAGTATGCGTATAACACCGCCGGCGACGTGATCGAAGAAAAAGGTTCGCATTGGAATAATACTGCTTGGGAGTACGACGGTAAATCTGTATACACTTACAACCAGTACCATCGTTTGCTGACAGAAGAATCACAAACGTGGAATAATACTACCAGCCAATGGTTTTATGACAGCGGTAATGACTACAAGACAACGAACTACTACGAGGCGTATACCAACGATGTAAAAACCGTTGCATCTAACCGTGCTGAGTTAAAAGTATTCCCTGTTCCTGCCAAAGAGCAGATCACTATCTCGGCTTCTTTCCAGCAAATGCAATCGATCAGTGTGGTGATCATGGACATGAGCGGCCGCGTAGTAAAGCAAATGACAGACCATGCAGGTACGCAATACCGCCAGTCTATCAGCGTCGCCGATCTCGCTGCTGGCAACTATGTGATCAACATTGTAGGTACAACTGAGGTCGCATCAAAAATGATCAGCGTTACGCGCTAA
- a CDS encoding methyltransferase family protein: MYTERSILIAKRNIRWLSFILADVALIWLAFCLYAFNAWYSKFLEPNTVFALYGIAVLYSAICISNNIRNRNNDEADSPGNIFFTVLRRILIATTAKEKVVFTSAHQKKYFLFILVKLFFLPMMVQFCFNNGTDMVNETKRVLKTGMDGTFMLWFNNVFFPLTITALFLVDTLLFTFGYLFESSKLGNRLRSVDATWSGWIVALICYPPFNSVLNQLAPQHSSTYAYFDQSITGTFILRATVLALFFVYVWASVSLGARASNLTNRGIVSKGAYKFVRHPAYISKVAAWWVTLIPLLGENPAVVTGMAVWTVVYFLRAITEERHLMQDEEYMAYCQKVKWRFVPGIF, from the coding sequence ATGTACACAGAACGATCTATACTTATAGCCAAACGCAACATACGCTGGCTTAGCTTTATACTGGCTGACGTTGCGCTTATCTGGCTGGCCTTTTGTCTATATGCTTTCAATGCATGGTACAGCAAGTTCCTGGAACCCAATACTGTGTTTGCGCTGTATGGCATTGCTGTGCTTTACTCAGCAATTTGCATCAGCAACAACATAAGGAACCGCAATAATGACGAGGCTGACTCGCCGGGAAATATTTTCTTCACCGTGCTGCGCCGTATACTCATCGCTACTACTGCAAAAGAAAAAGTAGTATTCACATCAGCCCACCAGAAGAAATATTTCTTGTTCATACTGGTCAAGCTGTTCTTCCTGCCTATGATGGTGCAATTCTGTTTCAATAATGGTACCGATATGGTGAACGAAACAAAACGTGTATTGAAGACCGGCATGGACGGTACTTTCATGCTCTGGTTCAATAATGTGTTCTTTCCGCTAACCATTACGGCGCTCTTCCTTGTCGACACGCTGCTGTTTACCTTCGGTTACCTGTTTGAGTCATCTAAACTGGGCAACCGCCTGCGCTCGGTAGATGCTACCTGGAGCGGCTGGATCGTAGCATTGATCTGCTATCCTCCATTCAACAGTGTACTCAACCAGCTGGCGCCGCAACATAGCAGCACCTATGCCTATTTCGATCAGTCGATCACAGGCACCTTCATCCTACGCGCGACGGTGTTAGCTCTGTTCTTCGTGTATGTATGGGCATCCGTATCGCTAGGCGCGCGCGCATCCAATCTCACCAACCGCGGCATCGTGAGCAAGGGTGCTTACAAATTTGTGCGTCACCCGGCTTACATCTCCAAGGTAGCCGCCTGGTGGGTTACACTAATACCCCTGCTGGGCGAAAACCCAGCCGTTGTAACAGGGATGGCGGTATGGACAGTAGTATACTTTCTGCGGGCAATTACAGAAGAAAGGCACCTGATGCAGGATGAGGAATATATGGCCTATTGCCAGAAAGTAAAATGGAGGTTCGTACCTGGAATTTTTTAG
- a CDS encoding endonuclease/exonuclease/phosphatase family protein, with amino-acid sequence MVDEYQSIIKGVLAVISIVMILLTFIPLVRNDYWTFRALEFPRSQKLIVNSAVLLLWATVLSHLHSPHWVLITLLAVSIIYLAYKVMPYTSLYAHEMVQIKNGSADSSISLFCANVYQDNRDYETMRRQILECDPDVIFLVETDKSWAKEMKLFRNRYPHYLEQPQENTYGLLFYSKLPLEEGSVKFLVKNEIPSVEAAVTLPSGQKVKIFGLHPEPPAPQESLTTTAKDKELMKIAFKAAKSKHPVIVMGDLNDVAWSYTTELFRKTSRLLDPRRGRGFFATFSAKSRIMRFPLDYIFCSETFGLIEMKRMPYSGSDHFAMFVKLQYDKTLAKEQTPPQADADDIDDAREKAAA; translated from the coding sequence ATGGTAGATGAATATCAGTCAATTATAAAAGGTGTATTAGCGGTGATCAGCATTGTGATGATACTGCTGACGTTTATACCGCTAGTGCGCAACGACTACTGGACGTTCAGGGCGCTGGAGTTCCCACGCTCGCAAAAACTGATCGTCAACTCAGCAGTGTTGTTGCTATGGGCAACGGTCTTGTCCCATTTACATTCCCCGCACTGGGTACTGATCACCTTGCTGGCGGTTAGCATCATTTACCTGGCCTACAAGGTGATGCCCTATACGAGTTTATACGCCCACGAGATGGTTCAGATAAAAAATGGGTCGGCCGATAGCAGTATTAGCCTGTTTTGCGCCAATGTGTATCAGGACAATCGCGATTATGAGACCATGCGCCGGCAGATACTGGAATGTGATCCTGATGTAATATTCCTGGTGGAGACAGATAAGAGCTGGGCGAAAGAGATGAAGCTCTTCCGCAACAGGTACCCGCACTACCTGGAGCAACCGCAGGAGAATACTTACGGCTTACTGTTCTACAGCAAGCTGCCGCTGGAAGAAGGATCTGTGAAGTTTTTGGTGAAAAATGAGATACCGTCGGTGGAAGCAGCGGTCACTTTACCATCGGGTCAAAAAGTGAAAATATTTGGCTTGCACCCAGAGCCTCCGGCACCGCAGGAGTCTCTAACGACAACTGCCAAGGATAAAGAATTAATGAAGATCGCATTTAAAGCTGCAAAGAGTAAACACCCTGTGATAGTGATGGGAGATCTGAATGATGTAGCGTGGAGTTATACAACAGAATTATTTAGGAAGACCAGCAGGCTGTTAGACCCGCGCCGGGGCAGGGGATTTTTCGCCACTTTCTCTGCTAAGAGCCGCATCATGCGGTTTCCGCTCGACTATATATTCTGCAGCGAAACATTTGGACTGATAGAAATGAAACGCATGCCATATAGTGGCTCCGACCATTTTGCCATGTTTGTGAAGCTGCAATACGATAAGACACTCGCCAAAGAGCAAACGCCGCCTCAAGCAGACGCGGATGATATAGACGATGCCCGTGAGAAGGCGGCTGCTTAA
- a CDS encoding T9SS type A sorting domain-containing protein, with protein MKRCVQIFLLVISSMAVDAQTVPAAPRDSVALTDQFVAEDLVNIYPNPVVDVVNIEIHQPEKAKLTVLIKDVIGKTVYNGSADEFTSGTYLFQVHMPTAAPGMYLYNILDEKGELIANGKFVKA; from the coding sequence ATGAAAAGATGCGTACAAATATTTCTACTGGTGATTAGCTCGATGGCGGTAGATGCGCAAACGGTTCCTGCTGCGCCTCGCGACAGTGTGGCTCTCACTGATCAGTTCGTGGCAGAGGATTTGGTCAACATTTACCCCAATCCGGTGGTAGATGTAGTGAACATCGAGATACACCAGCCGGAAAAGGCAAAACTCACTGTCCTGATCAAGGACGTTATTGGCAAAACGGTTTACAATGGCTCAGCTGATGAATTTACCAGCGGTACTTACCTGTTCCAGGTGCATATGCCAACGGCTGCACCCGGCATGTACCTGTACAATATACTTGACGAGAAAGGTGAACTGATAGCCAACGGCAAATTCGTAAAAGCATAA
- a CDS encoding phage holin family protein has protein sequence MGFLVQLLVNALILLVLEKIMPRVKVSSFGTAVGVALVVGFLNATVGFLLRLPLNILTLGLLSFLVRLFVTAVMIKIADKFFSGFEVEGFTPALIIAVVMAIVGTILSL, from the coding sequence ATGGGCTTTTTAGTACAATTGCTAGTCAATGCGCTTATACTGCTGGTGCTGGAGAAGATCATGCCCCGCGTCAAGGTAAGCAGCTTTGGGACGGCGGTAGGCGTGGCGCTGGTGGTGGGTTTCCTGAATGCGACCGTGGGTTTTCTTCTCCGGCTGCCGCTCAATATCCTCACCCTGGGGTTGCTCTCGTTCCTGGTGCGGCTGTTTGTAACGGCGGTAATGATCAAGATAGCAGACAAGTTTTTCAGTGGTTTTGAGGTAGAAGGGTTTACTCCGGCGCTGATCATCGCGGTGGTAATGGCCATTGTCGGCACGATACTTTCATTATGA
- a CDS encoding ArsR/SmtB family transcription factor, whose product MGATKTDLFTKKQNEIAAMAKAIAHPARIAILEELLKANSCICGDLVEELGLAQATISQHLKELKNVGLIQGTIEGTSICYCIDPKVWLQYKQTFAELFKDMPANNNCC is encoded by the coding sequence ATGGGCGCGACCAAAACTGACCTCTTTACGAAAAAGCAAAACGAGATAGCAGCTATGGCCAAAGCTATAGCACATCCCGCACGTATTGCCATACTGGAAGAGCTGTTGAAGGCTAACAGCTGCATTTGCGGCGACCTTGTAGAAGAACTGGGACTGGCGCAAGCCACTATCTCTCAACACCTGAAGGAGCTGAAGAACGTCGGGTTGATACAAGGCACTATTGAAGGCACCAGCATATGCTACTGCATTGACCCAAAAGTGTGGCTGCAATACAAGCAGACCTTTGCCGAGCTATTCAAAGACATGCCCGCTAATAATAACTGCTGCTAA